The sequence AGACCTGAAcccttggtttttttttcaatgcaatatacaaatatttgttattttttatttgtatcATTGACAGATagtaattaaattaatgttactccatcatttcttaactcagaatcattgagctatattatttcataagggGAATTTGTGTAAAACGtcatgagaaaagaatattttctATCTACCCTATCGTCACTTTTCAGAAGCATTTGAAATATAGTTTtacccaataaatcacaaaacaaaacacttgcgaaatgatttacttcattagttattgtttcacaaacatttatcaatgttATATGatgatttgttattttcattatatcatttgaaaatatcaattaaattaacattactacatcatttccttgctcagaatcattgagctatattatttcataggggaatttgggcaaaaaggtatgAAAAAAGactatctcccatcacctcctatctatgatcacatcaagactcataacatatgactattcttgcctagttgtgctatcgggtatggtttggaaatgtttggcatcggtgctattcaaaagtttttaaaaatcgttttttactcaataaataaccaaataaaacatttgtgaaacgatttatttcattaatttttgttcggcaaacatttgtcaatatctgttcaacactttgagacaataatatcaacacttatctgtaaatattactattttttacagaatatatgaaaattgcacataaaatgcactttgatgcctatttgaccccaaaatcccttaaatttccaacttttaccaacaaaatatatttagtgcccttctgtggatccacagtgaatagataaacacaattttagaacaatgtcttaaagataaaatgacaaatagtttggaaactcgcgatatatggggcattagggcaaaacaagctcaataactacatacagaagcgctCCACGTCCATGAGatagcactcactgaattctttacaaaatttcctttcgaataagctcttgatctcttctgtaagttgttcgtgaagaaagttatcaattttttccagctttggaatcggatttccccattgtgcaaaGCTTTAAATAATCGATTGTTTTCGATAAATTTCATCGGCATTCTTCGTCACCTCATTTCcctagaggtgagccagcctagggctgcaagcctctttaataaagaaataaaaaaaaaaacctcatttCGTTTTATATGCACATTCGGCTGTTTACTGTCAATTTCCGAATTAATATGGGTCAGTGTGTATTTAGGGAAAcggttccgttttccatctcactgaacatatattcatctcatcgcaaaacaaagaaatacagcaccaatctcgtcgcttctttttgctaacaagcgtgctcactgatgataaaaatcacaaaaataagaaacaaaccaaactccttttcattgctttgtttttgatgggatggaaataggagctatgggatgaaatGCCGAACCATTCCCCTATTtagatttttataaatttcttcaaaatatccaCTTTTCTGATAATATAATTACTCACAAAAATCTGACAGGCACTTTTGTTTCTTTTCCAAACGCAGTGACTATTCtcagtacacccgattctttttctacacggatttttttaaacggtttttttttacacggattctcaAAATAACATGGATTTGTTTGCACGAATCTCTaaatagcacggatttttttacactgaACGCATCTCCATATTAACAAAGACTCAGTTACTTTTTTTTActcgaatatttttttacatggctttttttacacggtttctcgaaatagcacggattCTCGAAAAAACACGGATgcatcgtgtaaaaaaaagaatcgggaaGTCATATTATGTGTTGAATAATCATTGCTACGTTTACCAATTTAATTCTGACCGAAGTAGCTTCATGAAggcgaatattttatgctctggttTGGTTTGAATCatgtatgagtttttctcaacaCTGGTAGTACACGAATCATCACTCATATCTAGAGAATCTCTAATGtacaaaattgatttaaattaaaaggAGAAACAGCAGCTCTTGTCAtgttccaaaacaaattttattcaatttttttagatATATCACTGTCAAGGTTGTCTACTACACAGGTGTACATTAATAAAAACTGATTTCtcgcgaactgaaatatttttctcattcattttgttttactgtccaaatgtaaattttccttttctatttttttttctttcttcttcatctgTTTGCACCCGTTGTCGATCGTATCCTTGTAAAAACTGCATCATTTTATTTCCTTGAACACATTCCTAATTTTGTGCGTTTCCGTGTGTGTGCGTGTATTACGAACTGATATGCACCCCGATCCTGATGCACCGCACCAAATGGATTACAAATCCTCCAATGTATTCACGTGCATGTTACATAAACTTCGCCGTGTGCACCACATCATGTCGCCATTCCTTCGCACCGCATCCCTCCATCCATTCCACCACATTCCACGAATGGTTGCAATCCGGTGAAGGCGCCTCGACCACCGGTTCGGATCTCTACTGGGAAGCAACCGGACGACGCAGGAGCTCAGGTAATTTGTGCGGTGCAATATCTTCTCACCCCGTTCTGCCGGCATGAAATATGCATTAAGCGGCGGGAAGGATGTCCCAGTTTATTAAAGCATTAGTCATGTAGCGCTTCTAACAACAGCTAACTACTCAGCTCAAGGTAAGTTTCCGGTGAGAGGACTAACCAACCAAACTCGGCCCGGTGAAGGTGATGCAAGCTCACACCTGTTGTTGTTGTAGTTTACCGGTGGTAGGGTTGATGTTCTTGGTCGCTTCCGGTGCTGCTTGCTGGTGGGGGATTAATATCCGGGGGAGTTCGTGCTGCGGTGGAAAGCTGTAAATTTTTCCCAGCTACGTGGTGCTGTGTTCGGTTGAAAACTACATGCTGCAGCAGCGAGGAAGAACTGCACTGATGCAAGTGGGACCGTTCGAGCCTCACGTGAACAACATTTGGTTGATCCGGGAGATGTGCGGGAATTGAAAGCACTAGGGGATGCACGTGAATTTATGTGCATTTGGTAGATTAGGTCTGTCAGGACAGGCAATTTACTTTGATAGACACTTTGTAAACTATGCAGGCTTTATGTGAAAAGTGACTGATGAAATATTGATGAGCCATTTGAGAAAATATTAATGAGCCATTTGCTTATTATCACCACAAATGCTAACAGGCTATAAAACGTGGAGTGGTATATATTACTCAGTTATTTATATGAGCATGTTGAATATTAGTAACTattatttgttgaaaactagAGATGGTATTATAAAACTTTAGTTTTtggggaaaaataataaatttcatgGGCACTTTATTAGTTTTTAAAACGTTCTTCAACAAATCGCctaaaatattaattttcggatttgttttcagtaattttagtcatattttcCAGAGACTCATGTAGATATTGAATACTGCAGAACTATTTCAATGTCTTTTAATTTAATGGAATTGTAAATGTCCGTGCTAGATGTTCGTTGCTCCAATGAATGTTTTAATTTCGCGATGTTTCAGTTTGTAAAGCTTTAATTGAAGTTGTGGCAATTCGTGCAAAATCAGTAgaatattcaaaattaaaatggtTGATTGTGGTTAACTGATTGCCTGAATAGAAAGCCCCTGTaatttcaatttgcaaaaattgGGTAGAAATGTGAATATAATTTATATAATATTATTATGGGGCCCTACAAATTGCTGGCCCTAGATACCCTTTATGCTCGTGCAACGCCAAAGGTGATTCTATAAACAAACAATTTTTAAGACAATAAGCATTTTTGGGGAACAAGCAATGAACTCTGAAAATAGATAAGCTAAATATTTATTCGAAGAATTATTTACATAATTTTCACTAACTTTTAATTATGATTACATGCTTCTATTCCAATTTCAAACGCAATAACGGATATCAAACTATGTTTCTAGAAACATAATTTATATTCATATTTAACACAGCAATATTATTAAATAATCAACATCAATTAAACCATAACCTCAGCATTTATCTGCAAGTCATATAAAATCACAGCTATGCTCCACATAATTCCAACAAATGTATTAAATTTAATCACACCAACGACAATAACATGCCTCCATACCAATCGTCGCTTATTGAAGCTAGCATATTCCGTTTTCATCATCATTGCTTGTGCCGCCTGTCGACTATTCACTGAAGCAATTGCCCACACATGATGAAAAGCATATTTATTCCACTCAGCCAGACCCATTGATAATGACATTCAATTTCCCACGCACCGCACTTTCGGTGCATTCCGATTCCATTGCAGATCAAGGTGTTGTCCTGACAACCGACACGGACAGCTTCATCATCGGTCAGCGCGTTTGGGTAGGAGGGCTCCGGCCGGGACACATCGCATACATCGGCGAGACACATTTTGCCCCCGGCGATTGGGCCGGGGTGGTGCTCGACGAACCGAACGGGAAAAACGATGGGTCCGTTTCCGGGAAGAGGTACTTTCAGTGCGAGCCAAAGAAGGGTGTGTTCTCGCGGCTGACACGATTGACACGTGATCCGATGCCGGGCGCACCTACCGGAGCTGGATCGTCCAGCGCGGGGGACACTTCGATGGATCAGAGCCTGCGGTCGTTGACATCGCCGTCTCGTTCCGGAGCGGTGTCGCCTACGCACAGCGTGTCCAGCTTCATTTCAAAATCGCCAGCCGCTGgaagtaagttttttttaaattttattttcaatcgaTGTTAATGTTTGATTTTTTACTGTTCCGCAGAGGCAGCCACCTTGACAGTTGGTGATCGTGTGATTGTATCATCCGGCTTCGGTTCACGTCCTGGCATCTTGAAATACCTTGGCGAGACACAGTTTGCCAGTGGAACCTGGTGTGGTATTCAACTTGATGACGCCAGTGGCAAAAACGACGGCTCCGTTGACGGAGTCAGGTAAGGACAACTAAAACCGTCCCTTCCGATAAAAAAacctaacgatttttttttatgttgcaCAGATATTTCGATTGCCTGGACAAGTATGGAATATTCGTCCCGATTGCCAAAGTCACACTGTCGCCCTCTTCCCGGAAAGCGCGACTGTCCCGGTCCGGATCAAAGGAATCGCTGACGTCGGTGGGAACGATGAGCTCAATCGCAACCACGGCCACCTCCAGACTCCGCATGAGCGCACAGGTATCGCTCGAAGCTTGGTGAACATTCTCCATCCCATGCGTGCTGCATGTCGGAAGCAACTTCCGTGCAAGCGGAACTCCCCCGTTTTGATTTTATGCTCTCTAACCTTGCTAGTTTGCTCCCCCGTTCTATTCCCAATCCTGCTAACCAAAATTTAAGAGAATATAATCCCTCGATACTAACCAAACGTCCTCATTGCTCTTGTAACATCCCCCGTTCCCATTACAGAGAAAATCATCGGTCAGCGCAGTGCCTTCGACACCCAAGTCTTCCTTCTCGCTGCAGGTAGGCACTGATTTGTTCGTTAAATAAATGACCAAAACTATgcatcatttctttaaaaaaaattataacttttGTGCCAATTTAGTTAGTTTCATAAGAAAACTTTTTGGGCCCTTTATATCGGCACCATTGATTACTAAAACGACTGAATGAAACTAATCGATTATTCTTATGCTATATATTGTTGTAAATAAAGCTGTACGAGTCAATATTGTGTTATCTGATTAATTTAAGGTTTGCATTTTGTGTATTTTCAACAATaacctaatgatttttttatgcatccctagaaatgtattgattttgatCTGTATGAAATTCAAGTGGCTGAGTGATAAACTTTGAAGATGGGAATAGGGAGTTCTGATGGAATGCCTTAGCTTTGtataattttgaagaaacacATATTACTTAAGCActcatgggggagggggggtttatCGTTTTCTTACGCATAATTTTTACATGTAGACCAATTCATAATTGCTATTTCATTACTGGTTAGGGACCCGGCAAATGAAATTTGGGACAATCAATCACTCTTTATTGTGTATGTTTTTGGAGTCGTAGATTCTATAACAAGGACCACGTCCATATGGTCGCCAGAAAAGGGATTTTCGTTGGACGGGGCTCTTTTGACCGGCTTTgagacagttcgtcgaatgacatttggtcgaatggacatttgtccgaatggaAATTAAGTCCAATGTTGAAAGTGAATTTCAGCATAATAGGTCGGTAATTTAGAAAAATGGATcattagggtatctgttccattattaataacatgctcctatataaATAACATTCACAAAACAGGAAATTtcggctcaatttgtgtcgtgttttgttgttttccaattcacaaaaatgagaaataaaacatttagcgcaccatttttttgttttcgaatggtattggtttgggtacatggtattaattcaaggagcagttcccctagtcattggattttgattaaatttgatGAAATAATCCTCAAGATACATGAATGAActgattagaggaattcagtAGACGTGGGGAAAATAGATCAATAGCGCAAGAAACGAATACGCATGAAGAACGCTAATGAGGGATTCTCGCTTGAGTAAActgaaacttctggagaccctGGTCTGGTGGACTATGAAAAGATTGAAAATctacagaaatagcaaaatgttaggtagggtaaaacgacctattatgcaGCGgctaagcaccgtgtcaaaacaaaattgatttcaaaaattcttttaaaaaatacctgttgatattattccacATTACAGTAGTCGAATAAGATGATCGTTAACtgtagtttcgtaaatattacgtcaattgtgctgaacttatgttgttttctttttataacaataaaaacaaactaccgcaataataggacgcagttgcctatcgttgcataattttttgaaggtcagtcttATTGTTGTGGTATTGCATGTTTTTCTTATGGAgatcgataccacaacaataggaccttaacactaccgcaataataggctcaaaggattcaaatttgtatcaattaaattttatattGAATTTTTCATCAATTAAACAGTATTTTGT comes from Armigeres subalbatus isolate Guangzhou_Male chromosome 2, GZ_Asu_2, whole genome shotgun sequence and encodes:
- the LOC134213078 gene encoding restin homolog isoform X14, whose product is MSESNGAAPAPPNGAEPPSSSNEKLETNGSTTTTDQPPAAKPTSGIPAPGSKIGVRSIPKPSGIKPPSLSSMSHSSSTTSLASTSSAAPITTASRIGRPCMGHHAPKAGPPPPESKNDSSSDTASSISLSSRMRRPSDTDYSKSHLPDVYEESETELAYERSTRSSRSPDSGFRSNRTSQDRKVSSASTTGSDLYWEATGRRRSSDQGVVLTTDTDSFIIGQRVWVGGLRPGHIAYIGETHFAPGDWAGVVLDEPNGKNDGSVSGKRYFQCEPKKGVFSRLTRLTRDPMPGAPTGAGSSSAGDTSMDQSLRSLTSPSRSGAVSPTHSVSSFISKSPAAGKAATLTVGDRVIVSSGFGSRPGILKYLGETQFASGTWCGIQLDDASGKNDGSVDGVRYFDCLDKYGIFVPIAKVTLSPSSRKARLSRSGSKESLTSVGTMSSIATTATSRLRMSAQRKSSVSAVPSTPKSSFSLQDVLREKQNHIEQLMREREIDREETANQTIMYQKNVQQRDTDSEIGRWADLVRRRALRIADLRREFQGWHGNHERHCILHDVLLA
- the LOC134213078 gene encoding restin homolog isoform X15, encoding MSESNGAAPAPPNGAEPPSSSNEKLETNGSTTTTDQPPAAKPTSGIPAPGSKIGVRSIPKPSGIKPPSLSSMSHSSSTTSLASTSSAAPITTASRIGRPCMGHHAPKAGPPPPESKNDSSSDTASSISLSSRMRRPSDTDYSKSHLPDVYEESETELAYERSTRSSRSPDSGFRSNRTSQDRKVSSASTTGSDLYWEATGRRRSSDQGVVLTTDTDSFIIGQRVWVGGLRPGHIAYIGETHFAPGDWAGVVLDEPNGKNDGSVSGKRYFQCEPKKGVFSRLTRLTRDPMPGAPTGAGSSSAGDTSMDQSLRSLTSPSRSGAVSPTHSVSSFISKSPAAGKAATLTVGDRVIVSSGFGSRPGILKYLGETQFASGTWCGIQLDDASGKNDGSVDGVRYFDCLDKYGIFVPIAKVTLSPSSRKARLSRSGSKESLTSVGTMSSIATTATSRLRMSAQDVLREKQNHIEQLMREREIDREETANQTIMYQKNVQQRDTDSEIGRWADLVRRRALRIADLRREFQGWHGNHERHCILHDVLLA